The Microbacterium natoriense genomic interval CGACGACCATCCCGCCGTTCTGCACGTTCGGCTTGTACTCGAAGCCCTCCTTGGCCATGCATTCGGCCATGAGGTCCTCCTGCTTGCGCTGCTGCTCTTCGAACTGCTTCTGCTGTTCCTCAGGCGACAGGTCGCCGCCGTACGCGGAGCTCAGGTACTTGCTGAGGGGTGAATCCTCGTAGGTCAGTTCACCGCCTGTGCCCGCAGAGCATCCGGCAAGGGTGAGCGCCAGCGCAGATGCGGCGAGAACCGCAAGAGGACCGGTGGAACGCATGTCGTTACTCCTTCGTCGGCCCAGTCGAGAGGACCGGGGTGCATACCGAGAAAGCATAAATGACTTTTGCGAACCCGCGCGTCCCCCGAATGGGGGACATTTTCATACAGCGCGAGGATGAGACGTCGCGTAGATGTCCCGCAGGGTGTCCACGGACACGTGCGTGTAGATCTGCGTGGTCGCGACTGAGGCATGACCGAGAAGTTCCTGCACCACGCGCACGTCGGCACCGCCCTGCAGTAGATGGGTCGCGAACGAGTGTCGCAGGGTGTGGGGCGAGATCTCGGCGGTGATCTGCGCTTTCTCCGCGGCGGCTCGGATCACCAGCCAGGCGCTCTGTCTCGACAGAGGAGCGCCGCGGGCACCGAGGAACAGTCGCGCCGATGCCCGTCCTTTCGCAGCGAGCCCGGGGCGCACTCGCGTCAGGTAGGCGTCGACCGCAGCTCTGGCATACGAGCCGATCGGCACGATGCGCTCCTTCGACCCCTTGCCTCGCAGCCGCAGAACATCGCCGTGCGCGAGGTCGTCGACGTCGAGGCCGATCGCCTCCGAGACGCGGGCACCGCTGG includes:
- the xerD gene encoding site-specific tyrosine recombinase XerD, whose product is MQLERALDAYLRHVTIERGLSAHTISAYRHDLGGYVEWLAMTGVEDTSEITPAVIGRFIAERSSASPPPAATSLARLQSSVRGWHRFLTREGIEQDDPTGRLRPPKAPRRLPKALTIDQVERLLTAPSAEDPIGIRDRALLELLYASGARVSEAIGLDVDDLAHGDVLRLRGKGSKERIVPIGSYARAAVDAYLTRVRPGLAAKGRASARLFLGARGAPLSRQSAWLVIRAAAEKAQITAEISPHTLRHSFATHLLQGGADVRVVQELLGHASVATTQIYTHVSVDTLRDIYATSHPRAV